In Mytilus galloprovincialis chromosome 1, xbMytGall1.hap1.1, whole genome shotgun sequence, the following are encoded in one genomic region:
- the LOC143082754 gene encoding L-threonine ammonia-lyase-like isoform X1: MPSEDGLITLREIEGARKNLAESDLGVIKTPLLKHVTGMFPQLPKSVDLYLKLENTQTTGSFKIRGVANQMKFLPDDVKNGERKLITMSAGNYGKAFAYALQKHKLSGLCLMPITAPQSRVELIKNLGCVVETYLHSEIRHTMKRYEQTHGYHVLHSFDDKDLIAGYASASLEILEEDVKPDIVLVCCGGGGLVSGVASGFKLSGLKDCRIYAVEPQGSPTMYESYKKGSPVTMRVKSIAGGLSPPFAGTRTFQHCKKYVKDVILVSDQELLDTMQQFYKRGLVVEPSGCAAMAALLGGHVPDIEGKKIVVFVTGGNVSPSEMVSLLQ, encoded by the exons ATGCCTTCTGAAGATGGACTTATAACTTTAAGAGAAATTGAAGGTGCAAGGAAGAATTTAGCAGAAAGTGATTTAGGTGTTATCAAAACTCCATTGCTGAAGCATGTTACTGGAATGTTTCCACAGCTGCCTAAATCAGTAGATTTATATCTAAAACTGGAAAATACACAAACAACAG GGTCATTCAAAATAAGAGGAGttgctaatcaaatgaaattctTACCAGACGATGTTAAAAATGGGGAAAGGAAATTAATAACAATGTCAGCAGGGAATTATGGGAAAGCCTTTGCTTATGCTTTGCAAAAACATAAATTATCAGGATTATGTTTAATGCCAATTACAGCACCACAAAGCAGAGTGGAATTAATCAAG AATCTTGGCTGTGTGGTTGAGACATACCTACACAGCGAAATCAGGCATACAATGAAACGTTATGAACAAACACATGGTTACCATGTATTGCATTCATTTGACGATAAAGATCTTATAGCAGGATATGCCAG TGCATCCCTTGAGATATTGGAAGAGGATGTAAAGCCCGATATTGTATTGGTATGTTGTGGAGGCGGCGGTCTAGTGTCAGGGGTAGCTTCTGGTTTCAAACTATCAGGACTGAAAGACTGTCGGATATACGCTGTTGAACCTCAAGGGT caCCGACCATgtatgaaagttataaaaaaggaAGTCCTGTTACCATGAGAGTTAAATCGATAGCTGGAGGTTTATCACCTCCCTTTGCAG GTACAAGAACTTTCCAACATTGTAAGAAATATGTGAAAGATGTAATACTTGTATCCGATCAAGAACTTCTAGATACTATGCAACAGTTTTATAAAAGAGGACTTGTGGTGGAGCCATCAGGTTGTGCAGCAATGGCGGCTTTGTTAGGTGGACACGTGCCGGATATTGAGGGAAAGAAAATTGTTGTGTTTGTGACAGGGGGGAATGTTTCACCATCGGAAATGGTGTCCTTATTACAGTAG
- the LOC143082754 gene encoding L-threonine dehydratase catabolic TdcB-like isoform X2 translates to MPSEDGLITLREIEGARKNLAESDLGVIKTPLLKHVTGMFPQLPKSVDLYLKLENTQTTGSFKIRGVANQMKFLPDDVKNGERKLITMSAGNYGKAFAYALQKHKLSGLCLMPITAPQSRVELIKGYGIKVEQSTTSQLQSSVDEYVKEKNYVFLHSFDDLDLIAGYGSASLEILEEDVKPDIVLVCCGGGGLVSGVASGFKLSGLKDCRIYAVEPQGSPTMYESYKKGSPVTMRVKSIAGGLSPPFAGTRTFQHCKKYVKDVILVSDQELLDTMQQFYKRGLVVEPSGCAAMAALLGGHVPDIEGKKIVVFVTGGNVSPSEMVSLLQ, encoded by the exons ATGCCTTCTGAAGATGGACTTATAACTTTAAGAGAAATTGAAGGTGCAAGGAAGAATTTAGCAGAAAGTGATTTAGGTGTTATCAAAACTCCATTGCTGAAGCATGTTACTGGAATGTTTCCACAGCTGCCTAAATCAGTAGATTTATATCTAAAACTGGAAAATACACAAACAACAG GGTCATTCAAAATAAGAGGAGttgctaatcaaatgaaattctTACCAGACGATGTTAAAAATGGGGAAAGGAAATTAATAACAATGTCAGCAGGGAATTATGGGAAAGCCTTTGCTTATGCTTTGCAAAAACATAAATTATCAGGATTATGTTTAATGCCAATTACAGCACCACAAAGCAGAGTGGAATTAATCAAG GGATATGGAATTAAAGTAGAACAATCAACGACATCCCAGCTACAGTCTTCAGTTGATGAATATGTCAAGGAGAAAAATTACGTCTTTCTTCATTCTTTTGATGATTTAGATCTAATTGCAGGCTATGGAAG TGCATCCCTTGAGATATTGGAAGAGGATGTAAAGCCCGATATTGTATTGGTATGTTGTGGAGGCGGCGGTCTAGTGTCAGGGGTAGCTTCTGGTTTCAAACTATCAGGACTGAAAGACTGTCGGATATACGCTGTTGAACCTCAAGGGT caCCGACCATgtatgaaagttataaaaaaggaAGTCCTGTTACCATGAGAGTTAAATCGATAGCTGGAGGTTTATCACCTCCCTTTGCAG GTACAAGAACTTTCCAACATTGTAAGAAATATGTGAAAGATGTAATACTTGTATCCGATCAAGAACTTCTAGATACTATGCAACAGTTTTATAAAAGAGGACTTGTGGTGGAGCCATCAGGTTGTGCAGCAATGGCGGCTTTGTTAGGTGGACACGTGCCGGATATTGAGGGAAAGAAAATTGTTGTGTTTGTGACAGGGGGGAATGTTTCACCATCGGAAATGGTGTCCTTATTACAGTAG